The following coding sequences lie in one Arachis hypogaea cultivar Tifrunner chromosome 4, arahy.Tifrunner.gnm2.J5K5, whole genome shotgun sequence genomic window:
- the LOC112796169 gene encoding ferredoxin--NADP reductase, root isozyme, chloroplastic has product MAHLALSQVAVAVPVSSDLSLRRSAFKVSNLNFQDKSWAPVLTFNLKANNSRSRSRRVTCMSVQQTSAPKVTVSPLELEDANEPPLNIYKPKEPYTATIVSVERLVGPKAPGETCHIVIDHGGNVPYWEGQSYGVIPPGENPKKPGSPHNVRLYSIASTRYGDNFDGKTASLCVRRAVYYDPDTGKEDPSKQGVCSNFLCNSKPGDKIKITGPSGKIMLLPEDDPNAAHIMIATGTGVAPFRGYLRRMFMESVPKFKFGGLAWLFLGVANSDSLLYDDEFNKYLKDYPDNFLYDKALSREQKNRSGGKMYVQDKIEEYSDEIFRLLDNGAHIYFCGLKGMMPGIQDTLKKVADQRGENWEEKLSQLKKNKQWHVEVY; this is encoded by the exons ATGGCTCATTTGGCTCTGTCACAG GTGGCTGTGGCTGTTCCTGTTAGCAGCGATTTGTCTCTCAGAAGATCTGCGTTTAAG GTATCTAACTTAAACTTCCAGGATAAATCATGGGCACCGGTGTTAACTTTCAACCTGAAAGCAAACAATTCAAGGTCAAGAAGTCGGCGTGTGACATGCATGTCTGTGCAACAAACAAGTGCACCCAAAGTTACTGTCTCCCCTTTAGAATTGGAAGATGCTAATGAACCTCCATTGAATATATACAAGCCTAAAGAGCCATACACAGCAACTATTGTTTCTGTCGAGAGGCTCGTTGGTCCAAAGGCTCCCGGTGAAACATGTCATATTGTGATTGATCATGGTGGCAATGTTCCCTATTGGGAAGGACAGAGTTATGGTGTCATTCCACCT GGAGAAAATCCAAAGAAACCTGGAAGTCCCCATAATGTTCGGCTATATTCAATTGCTTCGACGAGGTATGGAGACAATTTTGATGGAAAAACCGCCAGCTTGTGTGTGCGCCGTGCTGTTTATTATGATCCTGACACTGGAAAGGAAGATCCTTCTAAGCAAGGTGTTTGCAGCAATTTTTTGTGCAACTCTAAGCCTGGAGACAAAATTAAGATCACAG GGCCCTCTGGGAAGATCATGCTTTTGCCTGAGGATGATCCAAATGCGGCACACATAATGATTGCCACCGGCACTGGTGTTGCTCCATTTAGGGGCTATCTACGTCGAATGTTTATGGAATCAGTTCCTAAATTTAAATTTGGTGGACTAGCCTGGCTCTTCCTCGGTGTTGCCAATAGCGATAGTCTTCTGTATGATGATGAATTCAACAAATACCTTAAGGACTATCCAGACAACTTCCTCTATGACAAGGCTCTCAGCAGAGAGCAGAAGAACAGGAGCGGAGGCAAGATGTATGTTCAGGATAAGATCGAGGAATATAGCGATGAGATCTTCAGACTTCTCGACAACGGGGCTCACATTTATTTCTGTGGTCTAAAGGGGATGATGCCTGGAATCCAAGATACACTGAAGAAGGTTGCAGACCAAAGAGGAGAAAATTGGGAAGAAAAGCTTTCACAACTTAAGAAGAACAAACAGTGGCATGTTGAAGTCTACTGA
- the LOC112796170 gene encoding uncharacterized protein, with the protein MAWLSEFAASVIFAVIIAGDSSAFGSRDLRPSDHGLVFQSSPPANSSTMRSFFNGAGSSPASSSSSSSSSSSSDSDVSSFPEATNLTASLPPPWWSPSPSSGGGARRLGGALVVASLVCGVTGVALLVATGLVYLFKHRRRNKLNLNESFRSDGVVNIGNDDSDLYTNRSANKLQLVPVPVVRNS; encoded by the coding sequence ATGGCGTGGTTGTCGGAATTCGCCGCCTCCGTGATCTTCGCCGTCATTATCGCCGGAGATTCCTCCGCTTTCGGATCCAGGGATCTCCGACCTTCGGATCACGGCCTCGTGTTCCAGTCCTCGCCACCGGCGAACTCTTCCACGATGAGATCGTTCTTCAACGGAGCCGGTTCATCTCCCGCCTCCTCGTCCTCGTCCTCGTCATCCTCCTCTTCTTCTGATTCTGACGTGTCGTCGTTCCCGGAGGCCACCAATTTAACCGCTTCGCTCCCGCCACCGTGGTGGAGCCCGTCGCCATCCTCTGGCGGTGGAGCACGGCGGTTGGGAGGGGCGTTGGTGGTGGCAAGTTTGGTATGTGGTGTGACAGGTGTCGCGTTATTAGTGGCTACAGGTTTGGTTTATCTATTTAAACACAGGAGAAGAAACAAGTTAAACTTAAACGAATCGTTTAGAAGTGACGGTGTTGTTAATATTGGAAATGACGATAGTGACCTTTATACTAACAG